The sequence GGTCGGAACGTATTTGCCGTTAATCGTACCCTCGTTTTTTGGAAATGCCTTTAGTATTTTTATTATGCGGCAATTTTATATGTCCATCAGCAACGAATTAGTTGAAGCAGCTAAAATAGATGGAGCGAATCACATTTATATTTGGAGCCGTCTGATGATTCCTTTAACAAAGCCTGCAATCATTACGATTGCTATTGGTGCTTTTAACGGAGCATGGAATGACTTTCTAGGGCCTTTGCTTTATATTCATGAGGAATCAATGTACACACTTCAAATTGGATTGAAGACTTTCCAAAGTCAAGCTACTGCGCAATGGAATTATTTGATGGCTGGTGCAACCTTAGTCTTGCTGCCTACTGTCTTGCTCTTCTTCTTTGCACAACGTTACTTTATCGAAGGTATGGATTTAACGGCTGGTTCTAAAGGGTAGATGACAAATTTACCTTTAGTTCCAGAGTTTTCGTTAGGAGGTTCAAATTATGGAAAAAAAGAAATTCTCAGAAGCCATTATTGTCGGTACTGAATGGGCAGCCCGATTAGCTACATTGAACCTTGTTTTTATCTTATTTTCAATTCCGCTGATCACATTGATTCCCTCGTTGGTGGCTTTATTCGAAGTCATTCGGAGTTGGGAAAAAGGGAATAAAAAAATCCCGATTTTCAAAACATTTTTTTACGAATTTCGAAAAAGCTTTTGGCATAGTTATAAAGTAGGATTGCCTTTACTTCTTATCAGTGTCGTCTTGATCGTAGATAT is a genomic window of Carnobacterium sp. CP1 containing:
- a CDS encoding carbohydrate ABC transporter permease; its protein translation is MSPIVWMISTSLKPMSEIVRIPPTLFPKEIHWENYVETIKTFPFFRYALNTLFITFFVVIGNVLSNSFIAYGFAKISFPGRNLLFSLVLTTMMIPGFVTMIPQYVLFSKIGWVGTYLPLIVPSFFGNAFSIFIMRQFYMSISNELVEAAKIDGANHIYIWSRLMIPLTKPAIITIAIGAFNGAWNDFLGPLLYIHEESMYTLQIGLKTFQSQATAQWNYLMAGATLVLLPTVLLFFFAQRYFIEGMDLTAGSKG